From the genome of bacterium:
GCCTTTCGGCGGTCTCGACCCGCTGAACATCGAGTTGCTGCGCGACATCATCCGTGAGGAGAACGCCCGCGGATGCACCATCATCTTCTCGACGCACATGCTGGCCGAGGCGGAACAGCTCTGCGACAACATCTGCCTGATCGAGGGGGGGCGGAAGATCCTGGACGGCAGCCTCGACCAGATACGCGACGACTTCCCGTTGCGGTCGGTCAAGGTCGTCTTCACCGACGGAGCGGCGGCGCCCGCAGCGCTGCCAGACGTCACCCAGTGCGCGCCGGACGGTGACGGCTGGCGCCTGACCCTGCGCGAGGGCGCCGACCTCGACGCCCTGCTCGACAGGTTGCGCGCGCACGGTTCGCTCTCGCTCTTCTCGGCCAACCGGCCCAGCCTGCAGGAGATCTTCCTGGCCGCCGTCCGCCATCAACGCGCCACGGCGGGTGAGGGGGTGGCGTCGTGAAGACCTTCGCCATCATCAGGCGCGAGTACCTCGAGCGGGTGCGCAGCAAGGGCTTCATCATCAGCACCATCCTGATCCCCCTGATGATGTCCCTGGTGCTGCTGATACCCATGCTCGCCATGGACAAGGTCGATGCCGAACGCACTGTTGGCGTTGTGGATCCCTCCGGCGCGCATTACCAGCCGTTGAGCGATATCCTGGGTGAGCGCGAGAAACCCCGGATCGTGCTGATCCCCCTCGATGCGTCGCCGGGCGGGCACGAGGATGCCATAGCGGAGATGACCGCCCGCATCCGTGACGAGGATCTCGACGCGGGCCTGTTCATCGCGCCCGATTTCGCCGAGTCGCGGCAGGCGACCTTCTACAGCAAGTCCGTCTCGGCGGGCATCATCCGCGAGATGATCGCGCCGGCCCTGAACCGCGTCCTGCATCAGCTGCGTTTCGCCCGGGCGGGCGTGCCCGACAGCCTGCACGCCTACCTCTCGGCCTACACCGACTGGAGCACCCTCTCGGTCAGCGAGGAGGGAGAGACCACCTCGCGAGACAACGACGGCGTCTTCGCCGTCGCCTTCACCCTGATCATGATCCTCTACATGATGGTGCTGGTCTACGGGCAGCAGACCCTGACGGGCGTCATCGAGGAGAAGAGCTCGCGCGTGGTGGAGGTGATCCTGTCCAGCGTGCCGGCCTCGCGCCTGATGCAGGGCAAGATCCTCGGCATCGGCGCTGCCGGGCTGACCCAGGTGGCCATCTGGACCGCGGCGATCATCGGGCTCTCCGCCCGCGGCGTGGACATCGGCGGCATGAGCATCGACGCCTCGTTCCTGACGCCCATGATGCTCTCGTCGTTCGTGATCTTCTTCGTGCTCGGCTACCTGCTCTTCTCGAATCTCTACGCCGGCGTGGGATCGCTGTGTAACACGGCCCAGGAATCGCAGCAGTTCGCCACGCCCATCGCCATGTTCGTGATCATCCCCATGCTGCTGCTGACCCTGGTGATGATGGACCCCGGCGGCACGGTGGCGACCATCCTCAGCCTGATCCCCTTCTTCACGCCGATATTGATGTTCATGCGCGTCTGCCTGGAGACGCCGCCCCTCTGGCAGATCGTGCTGTCGTGGGCGCTGATGGTGGTGACGATATACGG
Proteins encoded in this window:
- a CDS encoding ABC transporter permease, which gives rise to MKTFAIIRREYLERVRSKGFIISTILIPLMMSLVLLIPMLAMDKVDAERTVGVVDPSGAHYQPLSDILGEREKPRIVLIPLDASPGGHEDAIAEMTARIRDEDLDAGLFIAPDFAESRQATFYSKSVSAGIIREMIAPALNRVLHQLRFARAGVPDSLHAYLSAYTDWSTLSVSEEGETTSRDNDGVFAVAFTLIMILYMMVLVYGQQTLTGVIEEKSSRVVEVILSSVPASRLMQGKILGIGAAGLTQVAIWTAAIIGLSARGVDIGGMSIDASFLTPMMLSSFVIFFVLGYLLFSNLYAGVGSLCNTAQESQQFATPIAMFVIIPMLLLTLVMMDPGGTVATILSLIPFFTPILMFMRVCLETPPLWQIVLSWALMVVTIYGLMRLSGKLFRVGILMHGAAPSWGTLVKVLRQAD